ACAAGAGACATTGTGAAAATGTATGTGGAGAGGAAGGCTACTCTTAGGCAATGGTTTTTGGCTAATAATCAAAGAGTCTCACTCACCACTGATATTTGGGTTTCTTCGGTAACatgtacttttttaaaaactaaaattctgATCTTAGCTTTTTATTCTTAATAACCTAGACttactgttattttttttcttataggtTCAAGTTACATGGTTATCACATCACACTACATTGATAAACAATGGCGATTGAAGAAGCTAATCATTGGATTTAAGAATGTGGGAGATCACAAAGGTACGACGATTGCAAACACACTTCTAGAATGTCTTGCTGAATGGGGGATAGAGAAGGTGTTCAGTGTCACTGTTGACAATGCAACTGTTAATAGCAATGCTCTGAGTCAGTTTCAATCAAGCTTTTCTGAGGTATCAAATGATTCTCTGGTTATCGATGGAGATTTCATGCATCTTAGGTGCGCTGGTCATATTATAAACTTGATAGTGAAGGATGGATTGACTGAAATCGATGCTAGTGTGGTTGCAGTCTGTAATGGTATCTCATATGTCAGGTCAGGACCAAATAGAAGAAAGGCGTTTCAGCAAAGAGTTGAAAATGGTAGGTTCTCAAAGGGTAGTATGCCACTAGATGTTTGCACAAGGTGGAATTCTACGTATTTGATGCTGACAAGGGCGATTAAGTTTAAAGGAGCATTTGATAAAATGGAGTTTGAGGATAAGCTTTACAATGATCACTTCTTGGAGACTGTTGATGGCGTAAAAAGGATTGGACCTCCTTTGAGTCAAGATTGGCGTAAAATTGAGAGGTTAGTTAAGTTTCTTAATGTTTTCTATAAGGCTACATTGGTAGTATCCGCCTCAACTACTATGAATGCACATCAGTGTTATGGCGAGATAGTTAACATTGCTGTGAAGCTTCAGTTACTTTGTGCTACTGGGGATAGCGAGGTGAAGTTAAATGCTGAGAAAATGTTTCAGAATTTGATAAGTATTGGGGTGGGTTGAAGAACATTAACAGGATATTGATTATTGTTAGTGTTATGGATCCGAGAAAGAAGATGCAGTTTGCAAATTTGTGTTTTGAGGAGTTGTATGGGGTAGAGACTGTAGAAGCTAAGGCAATGAAGGATTCAGTTAATGCTATAATGCGTGATATGTATAGTGATAGATATGCTGAAGCAACAGCATATGCGGAACAAACACAGTCTCACAGCTCATCGCAGAGTAATCGAGAGAGACATCAAGACTTATTTGACTCGGATGATGTTTTTGATGGATACAACCCGATGGAGCAGAAGTATGATACATTGCTCAAAACTATTGGAGTTAGAGATAATAATGAACTAGATACATATATGAGATAAGAAGTTGAGAATCCAGATTTGATGATGGGAGTTGAGTATGATGTACTCTCTTGGTGGAAGGTCAATAGTGCAAGGTACCCTGTTTTATCTCAGATGGCTAAAGATTTATTTGCAATGCAAGTGTCATCTGTTGCTTCTGAaagtgcttttagcactagtggaaGGATAATAGATCCCTACAGAAGTTGTCTTACACACTACATGGTGGAGGTTCTGATGTGTACTGAACAATGGTTAAAACAAGACATAAAGTTTGAATAAAAGGTGCTTACAAATGCTCAAATTCTTGCAGAAGCTGAGTTTGAAGATGAGCTTCAAATAGGTTACTTTCTTATCTCTCTATGCCAAGTTAAGTACTTACTTACAAGTTACAGTTtgtaatgtttgtttgtttattttcagagtttgaatgtgaagaagaagactcttgaGCATGTTACATGgcagaagaaaaagaggatTAGAAGACTGGTTTACTTGTCTAATCTACTTGTTTCTCTCATTTTAACTTTAtctacttgtttctctcttttaaacaTCAGAATTTAGACTTGCATTCTCTTTGAATCTTTTAAACTCTTTACTCTTTAAGACTTTCAATTCTGAGTTTCaatctttatgttttttgatatttaagttatatgCTTCTTCGGGTATTTTGGTATGGGTTCGGGTTTTTGATAAGGATTTCGgatattttttatcaatttcggATAAAAATACTCGTTATCCATCGGATATCCGAAATTCAGTTCGGATTTCGGGTGTATCCAAAAATACCCGAACCCGTTCAGATTTTATCCGAACTCGACCCGGTTATATAAAATACCCGATCGAATTCTATTTTCATAtatccgaaaatccgaaaatTCGAAGATccaaacccgatcgggttcggataCCCGTATGCCCAGGACTAGCTTCACCCTTAATTAAGGTTTTCATCTACTGAACTAACTTTATACATTGTAATCGATATAAATGACAATGCTTCTAACATCTGaatcaataataatttatgaccAAAAGCAAATACAATTAaacatctattgagtaatatttTAACTATTCTAATACAATTAaacatctattgagtaatatttTAACTATTCTAAAAGTAGTTTAGCTTTGAGATAGCAATGTTGAGTGCAAAAGACATTAGGGGACAAACCggctaaaattattttatgacTTTGTATTCCTCAatcaaaattgagaaaataaagCAAATGAAATTATTGACAAT
The Camelina sativa cultivar DH55 chromosome 6, Cs, whole genome shotgun sequence genome window above contains:
- the LOC104699150 gene encoding zinc finger BED domain-containing protein RICESLEEPER 2-like, translated to MGSSNPVNEVYTDDELNDEEEMMTPRPRARGKRKQTQGSGSGGGTTAEQTKTPRTLAPRSGVWTHFTRLAGSRNRCKCNYCGKELRCSTKSGTKNLWNHLKICKAYKAWEEGQDATGGQQVINKEGNIQYAKVPEHVFREALNQMLVNLYKPHSRRTATRDIVKMYVERKATLRQWFLANNQRVSLTTDIWVSSVTCSSYMVITSHYIDKQWRLKKLIIGFKNVGDHKGTTIANTLLECLAEWGIEKVFSVTVDNATVNSNALSQFQSSFSEVSNDSLVIDGDFMHLRCAGHIINLIVKDGLTEIDASVVAVCNGISYVRSGPNRRKAFQQRVENGRFSKGSMPLDVCTRWNSTYLMLTRAIKFKGAFDKMEFEDKLYNDHFLETVDGVKRIGPPLSQDWRKIERLVKFLNVFYKATLVVSASTTMNAHQCYGEIVNIAVKLQLLCATGDSENINRILIIVSVMDPRKKMQFANLCFEELYGVETVEAKAMKDSVNAIMRDMYSDRYAEATAYAEQTQSHSSSQSNRERHQDLFDSDDVFDGYNPMEQKYDTLLKTIGVRDNNELDTYMR